A window of the Gemmatimonadota bacterium genome harbors these coding sequences:
- a CDS encoding MATE family efflux transporter, which yields MSKPLETTVESTERKVDLSLTGKILGMTLPVAGGGMIETAVHMAQLFMIGKLGPVALSAVGIAQVFTRVLFTAMMSISRGALTMVAQAIGADSMREASAAAKQAFSLLFLFSIAFGLGSLVLSPFLIPMMTSDSEVAALGTPYLQVFFLGVPFMTLNRAIASCFQGAGDTRTPFYLSLISSSIQIVMCFLLIFGHWGLPKMGVVGAAVGGLLGRSAATLIGLGCLYSGRFALTLLPDTSYRFNWDVARRILKIGVPSGLQGILRNGSGVVYLKLIAMSTLSTTAVAAYAIGGQVEHILRRTGLAFGTVATAMVGQHLGAKEPAGAERHGWTILFISVVTNIALSLPAVVFAGVFMSVFTDAQEVISTGVIYLYAMVVAEPFLCASNTSSGSLRGAGDTMPPMYYTLIAQWLVRLPVAYVLGFTLGFDIEGIWVALIVYSIVQGVLTVRKFAQGHWKKHQI from the coding sequence ATGTCCAAACCACTCGAAACGACAGTAGAATCCACTGAGCGCAAAGTCGATCTTTCGCTAACAGGGAAGATCCTCGGGATGACCTTACCCGTTGCTGGGGGAGGCATGATCGAGACGGCTGTGCATATGGCGCAACTCTTTATGATCGGGAAGCTCGGTCCCGTAGCCCTTTCTGCGGTGGGTATTGCTCAGGTGTTTACGCGCGTGCTCTTCACTGCGATGATGTCCATTTCGAGAGGCGCGCTGACGATGGTCGCACAGGCGATTGGCGCAGATTCTATGCGCGAAGCCAGTGCAGCGGCGAAGCAGGCGTTTTCCCTGCTTTTTTTGTTTAGTATCGCTTTTGGCCTGGGTAGTTTGGTTCTTTCGCCTTTTTTGATTCCGATGATGACCTCCGATTCCGAGGTGGCGGCTCTGGGTACGCCGTATTTACAGGTTTTCTTTTTGGGCGTTCCCTTTATGACGCTGAATCGCGCGATTGCGAGTTGCTTTCAGGGTGCTGGGGATACGCGTACGCCTTTCTATCTGAGTTTGATCAGTAGTAGTATTCAAATTGTAATGTGTTTTCTTCTTATTTTTGGTCACTGGGGTTTGCCGAAAATGGGCGTTGTGGGGGCTGCTGTGGGCGGTCTTTTGGGGCGCAGTGCGGCAACTTTAATCGGGCTTGGGTGTCTTTATAGCGGGCGTTTTGCGCTCACGCTTTTGCCCGATACATCTTACCGATTTAACTGGGATGTTGCGCGTCGCATCCTCAAGATTGGCGTACCCTCTGGTCTGCAAGGCATATTGCGCAATGGCTCAGGTGTGGTTTATCTCAAACTCATTGCCATGTCCACATTATCTACAACTGCGGTTGCGGCGTATGCTATTGGGGGTCAGGTAGAACACATTTTGCGGCGAACCGGGTTGGCTTTTGGCACGGTTGCAACAGCTATGGTAGGGCAGCATTTGGGGGCGAAAGAGCCCGCTGGTGCAGAGCGCCACGGTTGGACTATTCTCTTTATTTCAGTTGTGACCAATATTGCCCTGTCGCTGCCCGCCGTGGTGTTTGCCGGAGTTTTTATGTCGGTATTTACGGATGCACAAGAGGTGATCAGTACCGGTGTCATTTACCTTTATGCGATGGTCGTTGCCGAACCATTTTTGTGTGCCTCCAATACGAGTAGCGGGAGTCTCAGAGGTGCTGGCGATACGATGCCTCCGATGTATTATACCCTGATTGCCCAGTGGCTCGTTCGCCTGCCCGTCGCTTATGTTCTGGGGTTTACGCTTGGGTTTGATATTGAAGGTATATGGGTCGCGCTTATTGTTTACAGTATTGTACAGGGTGTACTTACCGTTCGCAAATTCGCCCAGGGCCATTGGAAAAAGCATCAGATTTAA
- a CDS encoding ABC transporter permease, translated as MKPYDAIRTRLARSPEAGAAAGFSVIFLVFALATPDTFLSHSAISSILNSQAVPGILAIGITLLMISGEFDLSVGSILGVSSLAFLYATVSGVPILLGAGIGLVVGCLLGLINGLLLVSTGIPSFIITLGTMLAYRAIPLTAISGGRIIRYADYSRESPILEVPGPVVFILTLALFFLVLWIARDIWRARNQSVKSKILVAAALLFVAYLVIEALLPHPLMPVKIDFFYALNGRIEPGNYRTGILWWIGLTAVFAIILSQSRFGNAVFATGGNAQAARLQGIRIDRVRVTNFVISGFLAALAGIIQVARLKSVDPLRGTGLELEVIAAVVIGGTLLTGGYGSLIGSAIGTALTGMLRTGLVLMQVPSNAFRGAIGAIMIVAVVINNFVRKER; from the coding sequence TTGAAGCCTTATGACGCCATTCGCACCCGCCTTGCGCGCTCGCCAGAAGCCGGCGCCGCAGCGGGTTTTTCTGTTATATTTTTAGTTTTCGCACTCGCCACGCCAGATACATTTCTCTCCCATAGCGCGATTTCTTCCATTCTCAATAGTCAGGCCGTTCCGGGCATCCTCGCGATCGGTATTACGCTGTTGATGATTTCTGGAGAGTTTGACCTTTCAGTTGGTTCTATTCTGGGGGTGTCTTCTCTCGCATTTCTCTATGCAACCGTAAGTGGTGTACCTATTTTACTCGGGGCAGGAATTGGATTAGTTGTCGGCTGTTTGCTCGGTCTGATCAATGGGTTGCTTCTGGTATCCACGGGCATTCCCTCTTTTATTATTACGCTGGGGACGATGCTCGCTTATCGCGCTATTCCACTTACGGCTATTTCCGGTGGGCGCATTATTCGATATGCCGATTATTCGCGCGAGTCTCCGATTCTCGAAGTGCCCGGTCCAGTGGTTTTTATTTTGACGCTCGCACTTTTTTTTCTCGTTCTGTGGATAGCGCGGGATATCTGGCGGGCGAGAAATCAGTCCGTAAAGTCCAAAATCCTGGTTGCTGCAGCGCTTCTTTTTGTCGCTTATCTCGTCATTGAGGCACTTTTACCCCATCCTTTGATGCCGGTTAAAATTGATTTTTTTTACGCGCTCAATGGACGCATTGAACCGGGGAACTACCGCACTGGCATTCTGTGGTGGATAGGGCTGACCGCGGTTTTTGCGATTATTTTGAGTCAGTCTCGTTTTGGCAATGCTGTTTTTGCCACGGGGGGCAATGCCCAGGCGGCGCGTTTGCAGGGTATTCGGATTGACCGCGTGCGCGTGACCAATTTTGTCATTTCGGGATTTCTCGCTGCGCTCGCGGGTATTATTCAGGTCGCACGACTCAAGAGCGTCGATCCGTTGCGCGGTACGGGGCTGGAACTCGAGGTTATCGCCGCGGTTGTCATTGGTGGCACGCTGCTTACAGGGGGGTATGGCAGTTTGATCGGTTCGGCTATTGGCACTGCGCTGACCGGTATGTTGCGCACGGGGCTTGTTCTTATGCAGGTTCCCTCCAATGCTTTTCGGGGTGCTATTGGTGCTATTATGATTGTGGCTGTTGTGATTAACAATTTTGTGCGGAAAGAACGCTGA
- a CDS encoding ATP-binding cassette domain-containing protein, translating into MALLELKNIGRRFGHIVALKGVDFTLEDGEVLALLGDNGAGKSTLIKVITGVYPPSEGDMYFGDEVIRFDSPQDARDLGIETVYQDLALVPSMSIARNFYLGRELVKRVGPFALFDQAAMDTGAAAALGEIGIHIRNASESVARLSGGERQSIAIARALHFGSRVLILDEPTSALSVGETRKVLGYIAAAKEKGLGVIFITHNITHVFEVADRATILSHGEKVGDFPICDVTQDDVAAMVMGQGIPEHLLTLCPNHSKRQ; encoded by the coding sequence GTGGCTTTGCTCGAACTCAAAAATATCGGTCGGCGCTTTGGGCATATTGTCGCGCTGAAAGGCGTTGATTTCACGCTTGAGGATGGCGAAGTTCTCGCGCTTTTAGGCGATAATGGGGCGGGCAAATCTACGCTGATTAAGGTGATTACGGGTGTTTATCCGCCGAGTGAAGGCGATATGTATTTTGGGGATGAGGTCATTCGGTTCGACTCGCCACAGGATGCCCGAGATTTGGGGATTGAGACCGTTTATCAGGACCTCGCGCTTGTGCCGAGTATGAGCATTGCGCGCAATTTTTATCTGGGGAGAGAACTCGTTAAGCGGGTCGGTCCGTTTGCGCTTTTCGATCAGGCGGCGATGGATACAGGCGCGGCCGCGGCGCTGGGTGAGATAGGTATTCACATTCGCAATGCGAGCGAATCCGTTGCCCGTCTTTCCGGTGGCGAGCGACAATCGATTGCCATAGCCCGCGCCCTTCACTTTGGGTCTCGCGTGCTCATTCTCGATGAACCGACTTCTGCGCTTTCTGTTGGCGAAACGCGCAAGGTGCTGGGCTATATTGCGGCTGCTAAAGAAAAAGGGTTAGGAGTTATTTTTATTACGCATAATATTACCCATGTGTTTGAGGTTGCTGATCGGGCAACTATTCTCAGCCACGGCGAAAAGGTCGGCGATTTTCCGATCTGCGATGTCACGCAGGACGATGTCGCAGCTATGGTGATGGGGCAGGGTATTCCCGAACATCTTTTAACTTTATGTCCAAACCACTCGAAACGACAGTAG